CGGCTAGGTCCCGATGGCAAGCGACTGAATCACCTATCCTTGGGGCATCATGTATTCGCAAAAATTCTTCCGTCGCACCGTGCTGCAAACCGCTCTGGGCGGCGGCGCCTTCTTCCTGCTGCCCCGGATCGCGCGCGCGGCCGATAGCATCGCCAGTGATGCCGAGCCGGAGGCGTTCTCCTTCGAGAGCCTGACAGAGCGGGCGCGCGCAATAGCGCAGGCCGCCTATCAGCCGCCAGAGATCGAGGAGGCCGAAATCCTGGAACAGGTGGATTACGACCGCCACAACGAAATCCGCTTTCGCCAGGATCAGGCGCTCTGGGGCAATGAGCCGGCCTTGTCGCAGGTCCGGTTCTTTTTCCCCGGCCGTTATTTCAAGCAGCCGGTCCACATCCATGCGCTCAAGGACGGCATGGCGACCGAAATCCCGTTTTCGCTGGACCTCTTTGACATCCCCGCCGACAATCCGGCAAGTCGGTTGGCCCGGACCGACGGCTTTGCCGGCTTCAGTGTCATGGATGCGGAAACCGGGCTCGACTGGATGGCGTTCCTGGGTGCCTCCTACTGGCGAACCTCCGGCTATAGCGGCCAGTTCGGCCTCTCGGCCCGCGGCTTGGCGATTGACACCGCCATCCCCGACGGTCCCGAGGAGTTCCCACTTTTCACCCATTTCTGGCTGGAACCGGAAACCGATCACGGCATGACCACCTATGCGATGCTGGACAGCCCGCGCGCGACCGGCGCCTATCGCATCGTCTCCCGCCGCGGCGAGGGGGTCGAGCAGGACGTCACCGCTCGCATCTTCATGCGAGAAACGGTTGAGAGGTTGGGTATCGCACCGCTGACTTCGATGTACTGGTTCGGCAAGAACGCACCGCATATCGCGCCGGACTGGCGGCCCGAGGTGCACGACTCGGACGGCCTCGAGATACTGACCCAAACGGGCGAGCGCATCTGGCGGCCCCTGAATAACCCGCCCCATACCATGGCAAACACCTTCACCGCGCCTTCGGTCAAAGGCTTCGGCCTGATGCAGCGCGAAAGAAGTTTCGAGCAATATCAGGACGACGGCGTCTTCTATGAAAAACGCGCCAGCGCATGGGTCACGCCCAGTGGGGACTGGGGTGACGGCACGGTTACACTGGTCGAGCTCAGCACCGATGACGAGATCCACGACAATATCGTAGCCTTCTGGCAGCCTGCTGTCCCGCCTGGGCCCGGCGCGGAATACCGGCTGGACTACCGATTGTCCTGGCTTGAGGATAGCCCACTGGCTGACAGCACCGGGCAGTTCGTCGCAGTCCGCATCGGTGCCGGCGGCGTGCCCGGCCAGCCGCGCCCGCAGGAGACGGTGAAGATCGTGTGCGACTTCACGTCCCCTTCGCTTGAACCCGGCGACAAGCCGCATCTCAACATCACCGCCTCGCGCGGGGTGGTGTCCAACGACGCGGTCTATCCCGTCGTCGGCCGCCCAACCTGGCGCGCCATGTTCGATCTCGGTTTCGGCGGGCCCGAAGAGTTGGTGCCCCGCGACGACAGTCCCATCGATCTGCGTGTCTATGTCGCGAAATCTGAGGATGCTGTTACCGAGACCCTGTTGCTGCAAGTATTTCCCACGCAGTTGCGGGCCCTGCTGGCCAGCAGGCCGTGACCTGGAAGTAGGGCGTCTTAGGATCAGATGGGGTATTCGGCTTGGATCCCACTTCCCGCCCCGGAGTCATGAGGTGCTGCGCTTCGGGCTGATGGTAGAACGCGTTCTGTGTGAAGCAGCCACAAGCATCAGGGAAGGAAGCGCAGCATGAAGCGCCATTTCGGGTTGGGTGCATCGGTAAAAGAGACCTCGATCAGCATCGTTGATGAGGTTGGGGCGGATCTGTCGGGAGCTGAAAGTTATCAGCCACCCGAAGGATATCTCTCGCACTTTGAATGGCGAAAGCGTCCGGCTTGAGAGGGTTGGGCTGGAAAGCCTATGCTTTCTCGAACGGCGAAGACATGCCCCGAAAGAGGTTGCGATGCCAAACCCTAGCCTGTCAGTCTCTGGCTGTCTGTCCGGGCTGATCGCCTTGCTGTACCCTGTGGCGATAGATTTCAGCCAGGGCTGAACGGTTCCCCTGCCCCGTTCCGGTCTGAATGGTCGCCGTCGCTCATTGCAGCGCTGAACCCCACAAACCCCGCTGGCTGCACCTGCACGGTGGCCTTTGGCCGACAGCCAGTCGAGCTTTGCCTGAAAGGAGTTCACCCGATGCCCCAGACCGTCATCCCGGAATATTCGCTTTCCAGGCATTAGAAGGTGCCTTCCCACATCCCGCGCTTTCGGCACAGAGAGGCGCACTTCGCGCCAGCCTCATGCTCGGCCAAGATGCCATTAATCTGCCCTTCACGGTATCTCGTTCGCTTCATCGTCCGTCCTCAGGTTGGAGCGGGCTCTCGTCGCAGAGGGAAGAAAGCGCCCAAGGCAAGCCCACTTCCCTCTCGTATCTATTTGAAATATTTATATATTGCTTAGCACGCCTCATATTGTCCGGCATCAAGGCCGATGCCATTGTCAGCGATCTCTACACGAAACTTGACAGGATTGGGCAGGTTTGAGATGTCGACAGGACATGGCCCGGTCGCTTCATGCCAAGAGCCACCCGGTCCTCGATCGCATAACGTGCGTTGCTTACCGCTTCAAACAGGGGCCCAAGCGCTTGGGAGTCGAGGTTCGACCCGGCCCCATGATACGAGCTGCTGATCTCAGATACGCGACGTGGGAAGGCAGCCGGAAATGATGCAAGTTCGAGAGGCGGGAAAATGGCAACGGAGCTGATGATTGTCCTGACGCTGCTGGCGGCGGCGATTGCAATGTTCGCGCTCAATTGGCCCCGGATGGACGTGGTCGCGATCCTGGCCCTGGTGGCACTGCCGCTCACAGGCATCATTACGCTTGAGGAGTCGCTGGCCGGTTTCAGCGACCCGAATATCATCCTGATAGCGACACTTTTCGTTCTGGGCGAAGCGCTGGTGCGCACCGGCGTCGCGCAACATACCGGCGATCTGTTGGTGCGCCATGCCGGTGCATCGGAAGTGCGTTTGATCGTGCTGCTGATGGCGGCCGTTGCCGGGATCGGCGCATTCATGAGCTCGACCGGAGTGGTCGCGATCTTTATCCCGATCGTGCTGCGGATCGCGACAAATATCGGGGTGGCGCCTGGGCGGCTGATGATGCCACTGAGTGCGGCTGCGTTGATCAGCGGGATGATGACGCTGGTTGCCACGGCCCCGAACCTCGTGCTCGATAGCCTGCTCAGGCGCGAGGGGCATCAGGGCTTCGGCTTTTTCGACTTCACTCCATTTGGGCTGCCGGTCTTGATATTGGGGATCGGCTATATGCTGGTCGCCCGACGCTGGCTCGCCGCCGAAAGCACCGCTACGGACAATCAGCGACCGACGCTTGCCGACTGGATCGCCAGCTATGGCCTGGCCGGGCGCGAGTTTCGTTTGCACCTGACGGCCCGGTCGGGACTCGTCGGCAAACGGCTGGACCAGCTCGATCTTCGTGGAACGGCGGGGATCAACATCCTCGGTATCGAGCGCTCGACCTCTTATGGCCGACGGCTGATCCAGCCGCGGGCCGATACCATATTGCAGGCCGAAGACGCACTGTTTCTGGACGTGTTCGGTGAGGATACGGATATAGAGGCGTTCTGCAACACCTATGACCTGCGCCGCCTGCCTATCTCGGGCCGCTACTTCACCGACCAGGCGCAAGAGATCGGTATGGTCGAACTGATCGTGCCGCCCGGTTCGCCGCTGGTCGGCAGGAGTATTGCGCAGTCGCGGTTCCGGTCGGTCCACGGCCTTGCCGTCGTTGGCCTTCGTCGGGACAATCAGCCGATCGGAGATGTCGATGCGCAGACCGTGCTGCGCGGGGGCGATGTGCTTCTGTCGGTCGGTCCCTGGAGCCGTATCCGGCAGATGCGTCAAAGCCGGGATCTGGTCGTGCTCGCCTTGCCCGGAGAGATCGATGAATTGCTGGAGGCCCCTTTCCGGGCCATTCCTGCCGTCGCCATCCTGGCCCTCGTCGTCATGATGATGATTACCGGCATCGTTCCCAATGTGCTGGCAGCGCTGATCGGCTGTCTGCTGATGGGGCTTTTCGGCTGTGTCGACATGCCCTCGGCCTATCGTTCGATCCATTGGCAAAGCCTCGTGCTGATCATAGGCATGTTGCCGTTCTCGCTGGCGCTTCAGAAGACAGGTGGCGTCGATCTGGCAGCCGAAGCGCTGCGAGCCATGATCGGGGATTCAGCGCCCCGTGCCGCGCTGGCAGTGATCTTCGTGACCACGGCGGCACTGGGCCTGTTCATCTCGAACACGGCGACGGCGGTTCTGATGGGGCCAATCGCTCTGGCACTCGCGTCCGACTTGGGGGTGTCGCCCTATCCTTTCGCGATGACCGTGGCGCTGGCGGCGTCGGCAGCCTTCCTGACCCCGGTGTCCTCGCCCGTCAACACTTTGGTCATAGGTCCCGGTGGCTACCGGTTCTGGGACTTCACGCGGATCGGCTTGCCGCTGGTTGCTATCGTGCTGATCGTCGCGATCACGCTGGTGCCAGTGATTTTCCCGTTCCATCCAGGATGAATTGAGAGCGACTCGTCAGCTTTTGCATGTCGAAACGTACGACTGGAAACGCTCGGTCCCGCGTGACGGGAACGACAACCGGAACTGCCGCCCAAGTGGCTCAAGGGCGCCACTGTCACGGCGAAAATTCGTCCAGCCGCTAGGGCGTCCTAATTCCAATGCATGAGCTATCCTATAGCTTAAAATATCTCGTCGTAATGATCGGCAGAGGGGCGATCCGTTGTGATTGGGATGACATTGATCCTTCGGGAACGGTGACAGGGCTGGACCGCGGTATATCGGTGGTAGAAATGCTGTTCTGATTATACGAAAAGCCACGCCATTTCATGCCCGGCGCTTGATGAGGCGATGATCTTGCGAGACCATATTATTGAGATAGTGGACCTGCATTATCTCGATCAGCGCCAGCAGTCAGAGCATTTCAGCAT
This genomic stretch from Paracoccus methylovorus harbors:
- a CDS encoding glucan biosynthesis protein, whose product is MYSQKFFRRTVLQTALGGGAFFLLPRIARAADSIASDAEPEAFSFESLTERARAIAQAAYQPPEIEEAEILEQVDYDRHNEIRFRQDQALWGNEPALSQVRFFFPGRYFKQPVHIHALKDGMATEIPFSLDLFDIPADNPASRLARTDGFAGFSVMDAETGLDWMAFLGASYWRTSGYSGQFGLSARGLAIDTAIPDGPEEFPLFTHFWLEPETDHGMTTYAMLDSPRATGAYRIVSRRGEGVEQDVTARIFMRETVERLGIAPLTSMYWFGKNAPHIAPDWRPEVHDSDGLEILTQTGERIWRPLNNPPHTMANTFTAPSVKGFGLMQRERSFEQYQDDGVFYEKRASAWVTPSGDWGDGTVTLVELSTDDEIHDNIVAFWQPAVPPGPGAEYRLDYRLSWLEDSPLADSTGQFVAVRIGAGGVPGQPRPQETVKIVCDFTSPSLEPGDKPHLNITASRGVVSNDAVYPVVGRPTWRAMFDLGFGGPEELVPRDDSPIDLRVYVAKSEDAVTETLLLQVFPTQLRALLASRP
- a CDS encoding SLC13 family permease, with the protein product MATELMIVLTLLAAAIAMFALNWPRMDVVAILALVALPLTGIITLEESLAGFSDPNIILIATLFVLGEALVRTGVAQHTGDLLVRHAGASEVRLIVLLMAAVAGIGAFMSSTGVVAIFIPIVLRIATNIGVAPGRLMMPLSAAALISGMMTLVATAPNLVLDSLLRREGHQGFGFFDFTPFGLPVLILGIGYMLVARRWLAAESTATDNQRPTLADWIASYGLAGREFRLHLTARSGLVGKRLDQLDLRGTAGINILGIERSTSYGRRLIQPRADTILQAEDALFLDVFGEDTDIEAFCNTYDLRRLPISGRYFTDQAQEIGMVELIVPPGSPLVGRSIAQSRFRSVHGLAVVGLRRDNQPIGDVDAQTVLRGGDVLLSVGPWSRIRQMRQSRDLVVLALPGEIDELLEAPFRAIPAVAILALVVMMMITGIVPNVLAALIGCLLMGLFGCVDMPSAYRSIHWQSLVLIIGMLPFSLALQKTGGVDLAAEALRAMIGDSAPRAALAVIFVTTAALGLFISNTATAVLMGPIALALASDLGVSPYPFAMTVALAASAAFLTPVSSPVNTLVIGPGGYRFWDFTRIGLPLVAIVLIVAITLVPVIFPFHPG